The Methanohalophilus portucalensis genome window below encodes:
- a CDS encoding precorrin-8X methylmutase, which yields MTTEEQKGQELDNLVEITMEAEPELVEMCRDMGAQTEEAKAIYMTSRRIASKLVGDDSPQGRVRQRCMISTGDPEVAEIMRFKNDPIKAGVEAIKNGAPIFVDINMVKAGVTKKGHDCPVICVLDEDKDAQIAHKYGITRTAAGFLNCRDRLEGAIVAIGNAPSAAFAVCRMIDHGIKPALVIGTPVGFVNSAESKEEVRKRDIPSITCVGTRGGTPIAVACVNEIVAIKRDEETCD from the coding sequence ATGACTACTGAAGAACAAAAAGGTCAGGAACTTGACAACCTTGTGGAGATCACAATGGAAGCAGAACCTGAACTCGTGGAAATGTGCAGGGATATGGGCGCCCAGACAGAAGAAGCAAAGGCCATTTACATGACCAGCAGGCGTATTGCCAGCAAACTGGTTGGAGATGATTCTCCACAGGGACGTGTCAGGCAGAGGTGCATGATATCCACAGGAGATCCTGAAGTTGCCGAAATAATGCGCTTCAAGAATGATCCAATAAAGGCAGGGGTAGAAGCTATCAAAAATGGTGCTCCCATTTTTGTCGATATCAATATGGTCAAAGCCGGTGTTACCAAAAAAGGCCATGATTGTCCGGTAATCTGTGTCCTTGATGAGGACAAGGATGCACAAATCGCTCACAAATATGGCATTACAAGAACAGCAGCCGGATTTTTGAATTGTCGTGACAGGCTTGAAGGAGCAATCGTAGCCATAGGAAACGCTCCTTCAGCTGCATTTGCAGTATGCCGCATGATCGACCATGGGATAAAACCTGCTCTTGTGATTGGAACGCCTGTAGGATTTGTCAATTCCGCTGAATCCAAGGAAGAGGTTCGCAAACGGGACATTCCTTCAATAACCTGTGTAGGTACGCGGGGCGGGACGCCTATAGCTGTAGCCTGTGTCAATGAAATTGTGGCGATCAAAAGAGATGAAGAAACCTGTGACTGA
- a CDS encoding cytochrome c biogenesis CcdA family protein, with translation MITDAITPIAIFVAGIVSIASPCVFPLLPALFASSTGRGRFRPLAIVIGLCISFVSMGIVTSAFGYALRDYLTYLNILAAAVIIVFGIIMVINVEIFNIFSKIPVPASVNRGVSGGLLLGLSLGVVWLPCIGPILGAVLTRIAVEGNIYYGAAMLSIYSLGFAIPMLLVAYSAHFTGNYGNVAKYQNYIKKGAGLVLIIAGIWMLSINPFVTF, from the coding sequence ATGATTACCGATGCCATAACTCCCATTGCGATCTTTGTTGCAGGTATTGTTAGCATTGCTTCTCCCTGTGTATTTCCCCTGCTGCCCGCCCTGTTTGCTTCATCCACCGGCCGGGGTCGTTTCAGACCCCTTGCCATTGTTATAGGATTGTGCATATCCTTTGTCTCGATGGGAATTGTAACTTCTGCATTTGGTTATGCTCTGCGCGATTACCTGACCTACCTGAATATCCTGGCTGCTGCTGTCATTATTGTTTTTGGTATCATTATGGTCATCAATGTGGAAATATTCAATATCTTTTCAAAAATCCCTGTACCTGCCAGCGTAAATCGGGGAGTAAGCGGCGGATTGCTCCTGGGCCTGTCTCTTGGGGTTGTGTGGCTTCCCTGTATCGGCCCGATTCTCGGCGCAGTGCTCACCAGGATAGCTGTTGAAGGGAATATATACTACGGAGCAGCGATGCTTTCCATTTATTCCCTGGGCTTTGCGATACCGATGTTATTGGTTGCCTATTCCGCCCATTTTACGGGTAATTATGGCAATGTTGCAAAATATCAGAATTATATAAAAAAAGGAGCTGGATTGGTGCTGATTATCGCAGGTATCTGGATGCTCAGCATCAACCCTTTTGTGACCTTCTGA
- a CDS encoding cobalamin biosynthesis protein has translation MIIGIGARRGVREEEVLEAIAQALETTNTRKEDIEALASAELKKDEQGLKSAAGTIGVPIHFLSHSRINEIDVPSKSKASRFGLKGVAEPCALALSTNKNLIMNKKVYGRITIAIAD, from the coding sequence ATGATTATAGGAATTGGTGCCCGCAGGGGAGTCCGCGAGGAAGAAGTCCTCGAAGCCATCGCCCAGGCACTGGAAACAACAAATACCAGAAAGGAAGATATAGAAGCACTGGCCTCAGCCGAACTTAAAAAAGATGAACAGGGACTTAAAAGTGCAGCTGGAACTATAGGCGTACCTATTCACTTCCTGTCCCACTCCAGGATTAACGAAATCGATGTACCTTCTAAATCCAAGGCATCAAGATTTGGCCTCAAAGGTGTGGCAGAACCCTGTGCACTTGCACTTTCTACTAACAAGAATCTGATAATGAATAAAAAAGTATATGGAAGGATTACAATTGCAATCGCAGACTGA
- the cobJ gene encoding precorrin-3B C(17)-methyltransferase, with the protein MEGLQLQSQTDKKGKLYVIGIGPGSVEQLTIASRDAILNSDYVIGNGTYLDQVKELLNDQEIIRSHMGKEVDRAKKAVELAEDNVVSMVSGGDANVYGMAGLVLEVAEHHELDVDIEVLPGVTAITAGASVLGAPIVNDFAVISLSDLLTPWERIEKRLRAASEADFIISLYNPKSRQRNSNFRRAIEIIQKTRDGSSPVGLVKNALRGDSQEMKVTTLGKVLDFDDWVDMRTMILITTPESRIWGKNGMEKIITPRGYQRKYDY; encoded by the coding sequence ATGGAAGGATTACAATTGCAATCGCAGACTGATAAAAAAGGAAAACTCTATGTAATCGGGATTGGACCCGGTTCGGTGGAACAACTTACCATTGCATCCAGGGATGCTATCCTGAATTCTGATTATGTAATCGGCAATGGTACATACTTGGACCAGGTCAAGGAACTCCTCAATGACCAGGAAATTATCAGGAGTCATATGGGAAAGGAAGTTGACCGTGCCAAAAAGGCAGTGGAACTTGCAGAAGACAATGTTGTCTCAATGGTAAGTGGTGGCGATGCCAATGTATATGGTATGGCCGGCCTTGTGCTGGAAGTTGCCGAACATCATGAGCTGGACGTGGATATTGAAGTTCTGCCTGGTGTTACCGCTATTACGGCGGGAGCAAGTGTACTTGGTGCACCCATTGTCAATGATTTTGCAGTGATAAGCCTCAGTGACTTGTTAACTCCATGGGAACGTATCGAAAAAAGGCTCAGGGCTGCTTCAGAGGCGGATTTTATCATATCCCTCTACAATCCGAAGAGCAGGCAACGTAATTCCAACTTCAGAAGGGCCATTGAAATTATACAAAAAACAAGGGATGGATCATCTCCTGTGGGACTTGTGAAGAATGCACTGCGAGGGGATTCCCAGGAAATGAAGGTAACAACCCTTGGCAAGGTGCTGGATTTTGACGACTGGGTGGATATGAGGACTATGATATTGATCACAACCCCTGAATCCCGTATATGGGGCAAAAATGGCATGGAAAAGATAATAACCCCCAGGGGGTATCAGAGAAAATATGACTACTGA
- a CDS encoding 2,5-diamino-6-(ribosylamino)-4(3H)-pyrimidinone 5'-phosphate reductase gives MPTPFTYINAAMSIDGKISTRQRCQVRISGDVDFERMDELRASSDAVMVGIGTVLADDPSLTVKSDEKRAKRLAKGLDENPVRIVVDSKARIPTDADILRKGAGKIIIAVSESAAFDRVESLRKKAMVIMTGGDQVDLPELLSVLDEMGIKSLMVEGGAGLNWGLVKNGLVEEIYSFIGNLIIGGSNAPTLIDGDGFDEADMPTCSLISAEKMEDGVLLKWKLKNS, from the coding sequence ATGCCCACTCCCTTTACATATATAAATGCTGCAATGTCCATTGACGGGAAAATATCCACCCGCCAGAGGTGCCAGGTAAGGATATCAGGTGATGTGGATTTTGAAAGAATGGACGAGTTACGAGCAAGTTCTGATGCAGTAATGGTAGGTATTGGAACTGTTCTTGCTGATGACCCCAGCCTCACTGTCAAGTCCGATGAAAAGCGGGCTAAAAGGCTTGCAAAAGGACTTGATGAAAATCCCGTACGAATCGTGGTAGACAGCAAAGCACGTATCCCAACAGATGCTGACATATTAAGGAAGGGTGCTGGCAAAATAATAATTGCAGTTTCTGAAAGTGCAGCTTTTGACAGGGTGGAATCACTGAGAAAAAAGGCTATGGTCATAATGACTGGCGGAGATCAGGTGGATCTTCCCGAATTGTTATCCGTGCTGGATGAAATGGGTATAAAGAGTCTTATGGTTGAGGGTGGCGCCGGCCTTAACTGGGGACTTGTCAAAAACGGGCTTGTGGAAGAAATATATTCTTTTATAGGAAATCTCATAATAGGAGGGTCAAATGCTCCTACTCTTATCGACGGTGATGGATTTGACGAAGCCGACATGCCAACATGTTCTCTTATAAGTGCCGAAAAGATGGAGGATGGGGTGCTGTTGAAGTGGAAACTCAAAAATTCCTGA
- a CDS encoding thioredoxin family protein yields the protein MIAGNRIMYGFVLIVMLLAFMAAGCTTPEVNQQQETIVQESNTKDIEQLNTLLEEEPVLIKFGSPTCAPCRDQDIILDIIADDYEGEASVIMVNINEERDAASFFGVYSIPDMSIIAGIKDDRYLFMGPDGNVSFDRRSTRYVGLTDGDILRQALDNAIAYRQNDTS from the coding sequence ATGATAGCAGGTAACAGAATTATGTATGGATTTGTGCTGATTGTGATGTTACTGGCATTTATGGCTGCTGGCTGCACAACTCCTGAAGTTAACCAGCAACAGGAAACTATTGTACAGGAATCGAACACTAAAGATATCGAGCAACTGAACACCTTATTGGAAGAGGAACCTGTGCTCATCAAGTTCGGTTCACCGACATGTGCCCCCTGTAGAGACCAGGATATTATTCTGGATATTATTGCAGATGATTATGAGGGTGAGGCCTCTGTGATCATGGTCAACATTAATGAAGAGCGTGATGCAGCCTCGTTCTTCGGAGTGTATTCAATACCCGACATGAGTATCATTGCAGGAATCAAGGATGATAGGTATCTGTTCATGGGACCTGATGGCAATGTTTCTTTTGACCGGAGATCCACACGTTATGTGGGGTTGACGGATGGTGATATCCTCAGGCAGGCACTGGACAATGCGATCGCCTACAGACAGAATGATACATCATGA